The region TTTTAATACATGTATTTTACAAACTCTACTTTAATAATTCTTTCCAGTCTTCTCCATTATTAACACTGGAGAACATATCAGATTTATAAGATTCAATGGTTACATAGCTCATCACCTGTGTGATCTTAACAGATAAAATATCATTTACAACTTGATGGAGAGATAGCTCCTTTTCTTTTTTCCATTTTTTCATTTCCAAATAACTCAATAAATCGTTCTCCGTTACTTCTTCATATCCAA is a window of Priestia aryabhattai DNA encoding:
- a CDS encoding post-transcriptional regulator codes for the protein MAHPFISASKELIQPVVSSKMEEFHMLGYEEVTENDLLSYLEMKKWKKEKELSLHQVVNDILSVKITQVMSYVTIESYKSDMFSSVNNGEDWKELLK